In the Cydia fagiglandana chromosome 5, ilCydFagi1.1, whole genome shotgun sequence genome, one interval contains:
- the LOC134664777 gene encoding uncharacterized protein LOC134664777 gives MESRKYRKNKTTEFLHKLDKIVFACSSMNYWVDHNDLPEVYLNAYKRIMKVINAGIVLFLVGELASFFTQNNLTENQKSDRVMQTLSQNILYSVALSLDHHKETVTEILFTLAVGLKKDFNDLETEILMLKRTKIYACTFVLLCFNSVLFYGVKGLSKVLFSGETFITMITAWPDVHDRSLLAGVCRVGVYVLCWLWMARVTAAYLIVFAVTISLSHQYMNLQMYFKSLAGVFKERISQSEKEEKYERALKLGIRLHATTIWCTQQVQRTCGNVYNGHIIVNICVMVQLMSQFKDSDRSLSHVLAILATFMSMLFSTGFIMWSAGDITVEAGNLPTAIFMSGWQNCTNMSSYRIRRLVLIAMIQSQKPVIIKSFGFIEISYQSYVSIVKTSYSIFSVLY, from the exons ATGGAGTCCCGGAAATATCGGAAAAATAAAACCACAGAATTTTTGCACAAATTGGACAAAATTGTCTTCGCTTGCAGCAGCATGAACTACTGGGTAGATCATAATGACCTACCTGAGGTATACCTGAACGCGTACAAGAGAATTATGAAAGTTATAAACGCGGGGATTGTTCTGTTTCTGGTGGGAGAGTTGGCGTCATTCTTCACACAAAACAATTTGACGGAGAATCAGAAATCTGACCGCGTTATGCAGACGCTTTCACAAAATATTCTGTACTCTGTCGCACTCTCTCTGGACCACCATAAGGAGACTGTGACGGAGATACTATTTACCTTAGCTGTTGGCTTAAAGAAGGATTTCAATGATCTGGAGACGGAGATACTTATGCTGAAACGCACCAAAATCTACGCATGTACGTTTGTGCTTCTTTGCTTTAACTCGGTACTATTTTACGGTGTTAAAGGATTATCTAAGGTGTTGTTTTCAG GCGAAACTTTCATCACAATGATAACCGCCTGGCCCGATGTCCACGACCGATCACTCCTCGCCGGAGTCTGTCGCGTCGGCGTCTACGTCCTCTGCTGGCTATGGATGGCCAGAGTCACCGCCGCCTATCTCATAGTCTTCGCTGTCACCATCTCCCTCAGCCATCAGTACATGAACCTGCAGATGTATTTTAAGAGTCTCGCGGGGGTATTTAAGGAGAGGATTAGTCAGAGTGAGAAGGAAGAGAAGTATGAGAGAGCTCTTAAGCTTGGTATAAGATTGCATGCTACCACCATTTG GTGCACGCAACAGGTACAGAGAACTTGCGGAAACGTGTACAACGGACACATAATTGTTAACATCTGTGTAATGGTGCAACTCATGTCACAGTttaag GATTCTGACCGCTCGCTGAGCCACGTGTTGGCTATATTAGCCACCTTTATGAGCATGCTGTTCAGCACTGGATTCATCATGTGGAGCGCAGGAGACATCACTGTTGAG GCAGGCAATTTACCGACGGCCATCTTTATGTCAGGATGGCAGAACTGCACGAACATGTCTTCTTACCGAATTCGGCGACTGGTGTTGATTGCTATGATCCAAAGTCAG aaacctGTCATCATCAAGAGTTTCGGATTCATAGAAATCTCTTATCAATCGTATGTATCG atcgTGAAGACGTCTTACTCCATATTCTCAGTTTTGTATTAA
- the LOC134664778 gene encoding uncharacterized protein LOC134664778: MESRKYRKNKTTEFLHKLDKIVFACSSMNYWVDHNDLPEVYLNAYKRIMKVINAGIVLFLVGELASFFTQNNLTENQKSDRVMQTLSQNILYSVALSLDHHKETVTEILFTLAVGLKKDFNDLETEILMLKRTKIYACTFVLLCFNSVLFYGVKGLSKVLFSDETFITMITAWPDVHDRSLLAGVCRVGVYVLCWLWMARVTAAYLIVFAVTISLSHQYMNLQMYFKSLAGVFKERISQSEKEEKYERALKLGIRLHATTIWCTQQVQRTCGNVYNGHIIVNICVMVQLMSQFKDSDRSLSHVLAILATFMSMLFSTGFIMWSAGDITVEAGNLPTAIFMSGWQNCTNMSSYRIRRLVLIAMIQSQKPVIIKSFGFIEISYQSYVSIVKTSYSIFSVLY, translated from the exons ATGGAGTCCCGGAAATATCGGAAAAATAAAACCACAGAATTTTTGCACAAATTGGACAAAATTGTCTTCGCTTGCAGCAGCATGAACTACTGGGTAGATCATAATGACCTACCTGAGGTATACCTGAACGCGTACAAGAGAATTATGAAAGTTATAAACGCGGGGATTGTTCTGTTTCTGGTGGGAGAGTTGGCGTCATTCTTCACACAAAACAATTTGACGGAGAATCAGAAATCTGACCGCGTTATGCAGACGCTTTCACAAAATATTCTGTACTCTGTCGCACTCTCTCTGGACCACCATAAGGAGACTGTGACGGAGATACTATTTACCTTAGCTGTTGGCTTAAAGAAGGATTTCAATGATCTGGAGACGGAGATACTTATGCTGAAACGCACCAAAATCTACGCATGTACGTTTGTGCTTCTTTGCTTTAACTCGGTACTATTTTACGGTGTTAAAGGATTATCTAAGGTGTTGTTTTCAG ACGAAACTTTCATCACAATGATAACCGCCTGGCCCGATGTCCACGACCGATCACTCCTCGCCGGAGTCTGTCGCGTCGGCGTCTACGTCCTCTGCTGGCTATGGATGGCCAGAGTCACCGCCGCCTATCTCATAGTCTTCGCTGTCACCATCTCCCTCAGCCATCAGTACATGAACCTGCAGATGTACTTTAAGAGTCTCGCGGGGGTATTTAAGGAGAGGATTAGTCAGAGTGAGAAGGAAGAGAAGTATGAGAGAGCTCTTAAGCTTGGTATAAGATTGCATGCTACCACCATTTG GTGCACGCAACAGGTACAGAGAACTTGCGGAAACGTGTACAACGGACACATAATTGTTAACATCTGTGTAATGGTGCAACTCATGTCACAGTttaag GATTCTGACCGCTCGCTGAGCCACGTGTTGGCTATATTAGCCACCTTTATGAGCATGCTGTTCAGCACTGGATTCATCATGTGGAGCGCAGGAGACATCACTGTTGAG GCAGGCAATTTACCGACGGCCATCTTTATGTCAGGATGGCAGAACTGCACGAACATGTCTTCTTACCGAATTCGGCGACTGGTGTTGATTGCTATGATCCAAAGTCAG aaacctGTCATCATCAAGAGTTTCGGATTCATAGAAATCTCTTATCAATCGTATGTATCG atcgTGAAGACATCGTACTCCATATTCTCagttttgtattaa